The DNA sequence ccagcacgattggaacgagactttgcctttcccttaactttgccacctttaccgcgtccagacatgtttcaattgttttttctttttcacttcacttcacaaaACACTAATGATAGCGTTTAACTAGTTGTCAGTTCTTTATATACTTTTCGTTCGAGCTATTTAATACATTTGAGGGTTGTTTTGCTGCACGAAGAGGCTCGTTTTCCGCTACCTGAATATCTTGTCCACGAAATGGTACAAATGTGTGCTCATCGCTGCGCacacacaaaattctcttttgaacagtgtaaacagtgtttgtgtgaaaaaaaaaatagtgaaaatgcctccaaaagccagtggtaaagcagcaaagaaggccggcaaagcccaaaagaacatcacaaagggtgacaagaccaagagacgcaccaagcgtaaggagagttatgccatctacatttacaaagtgttgaagcaagtacatcccgatactggtatctcttcaaaggcaatgagcatcatgaacagtttcgttaatgatatcttcgaacgtattgccgccgaagcctctcgtttggctcactacaacaagcgttccaccatcaccagtcgggaaatccaaactgccgttcgtctattattgcccggtgaattggctaagcacgctgtcagtgaaggtaccaaagccgttactaagtacaccagctccaagtaaatggctttatatttcgtcgaaaatttatttcctccaccatcaaaggcccttttcagggccacaaaaatcattaaaaaagagattttctttgttgatcaactaaaaacaaaatatctttattttatttcaataaaaaaaaaaaatacatcttccatcgaataataagaaataattgatttttcaactaagaaaaattcaatgttgtaatcttcattttattaaaattctattatggcatttcattactatgtctaacttctattaaaattctaatttggcatttcattactgtttcttcaatatttcttctttttatttttcttcattataataacgtcgctataatatttttctcagagtaaaagactttattacattgatcgtatgcattactgtaaatggcgtagttaaaggatgtgtgtgtgtgtgagagagagttttgatgatgactctatgcgtaggtacatgaaacctttttttctagaattctaattgctgtggtttattaccacatcccaataggctaatccagttttggaaaaattcccataaaacatgtgattataaatttcaattttaccgtgaaaaatagattaagtacaatgtatatttatttaaataaaaattaggtaacaaaacaaaattgtttgcataaaatttgttctctttttcaaagatattttgtagccctgaaaagggctgttagataaactgctttcgaatatcgaaaataatcattctgccatgaaatagaaaatttacttcttggcggcggcttttttagcagctggtttcttggcagcggcggcctttttgggtttggctgctgctactgtttttgccttgggtgcttttggttttgtggcggaggccttggccttggcggcggtttttgctggtttagctttaactgtaccggtctttttggcagttttagccttagccttttcggtcttcttcttttctgctgtcttcttagcggcagaaggtttctttgcagcagccttcttttctccactggcctttttgggtgcggcagccttctttttcttatcaccagctggggccttcttcttttcggcgctcattgctttagacattttgaatgaaccagatgcacccttacctttagtttggatcaattttccactggcaacagcgcccttcaaatacttcttgatgaagggagccaatttttgggcatcaactttgtaggtgctggccaaatatttcttgatggcaggcaatgacgaaccaccacgttctttcaatgttttgatggcagcatcgaccatttgttgggttggtggatgagatggggcagcagagggcttctttgccttggcagcagcttttttaggtgcctttttctcaacagcggcaactggagatgcggtggcttcaactacggcggcgtcagacatgtttttgtttttcactttgATTCACTTCAAGCACTAATATACACTAACACGCGTGTACGTttattatatatgatttttaccGTTCGAACTAGCTATTCTTGGGTACATCGGAATTATGAGAAGTACATAGTAGTCagctacgaaattttgtgaattcttgtgtggaagagaataaattttttcacaaaagttttgatagaataattaaatttatgatgacatagtaaatatatttaattggaatttatcacatttctctagtagagatatccacctaaatgacaaaaagaatttcaattaataatattgaagggctagagtattataatcttttgagttgtaagtttataaaagtgtcatcataaatttccaactaaattatataaattttactatttttattgaaaattgtataaaataaaaaaattatagggaatcttgatatgttttctttaaagaaatacgaaaaaattatacaatttgcatagttttcatggtaaaatattcaattatattatgtCGTCTATGGGTAGGTACTatattcggttttcgagttgaaaacaactttattttcgcgattacttttccttaaataaccaaaattataaatgaaaacaaacttattcctgtaaagtcttgccgaaatctagaggaacaagaaactacgcatcaattgagttaatttgtctgctttatattgaactgttttaataaagtaaccacgaaaattcaacgcgaaaagcgaacatagtacttaccttatgacagtggaattcatcatattgggatattttccatgaataaaagtttttctgcaaattaatttcaaagctcaaaactaaaaatgttttaggaaattttcattcaaaaatataatagaaatcacacatttatactaaaatataacattattaataaaaagtgtcaaattgtaacgaaaagttaaaataatcgtgaaggtgtggtatatcatgtacagcgatgttaacaatgttgaatatagttgaaaccataaaattaaaatatttgcaaaagaaatgaaatgtatatatgaaaaatattaaaacatcgtagaaaaaatacatgtcggattataataccattttaacaaaattttaaatcgaaatactatgaataaaaatttgccatagctgatataccacctctagccaaagaagtaaagtaattggctatttttgatataaaatttcgcaaaaaaaaaactaaaagaattatAACAGCAGAGGGAATAAATTTAAGTCTAACGACTTtaggaaatatataaacaataaacaccctagaaaattcaaaaataatctcCGATTTGTTACGAAAAGTTTGCCATATagggttagaaaatatttcataaaatgtttgccgcattgaatgtagcattagatgaaaataagaaacaaatcctcctacttatatcttttcttcttttgaaaaaataaattaatagaaaataaattgtgaatgagtacgaaaaaatggaaattgtgaatgagtacgaaaaaatgtaaaaccattggaaagcaaaatctacatcatataacaacattcccttcatatccaacctaatacaaaaaaaaaaaaaaacacaaatgcaatatagtttattgatatcaaataataaagaataaattcttgtcaactgtaaagtattgaaaaaaaattttctctttttataaaaatattgtggtcctgaaaaggaccgattgtttttgtaaaaaaagttggcttttaatatgtcaaaaatttaagcacGTTCTCCACGAATACGTCTGGCCAATTGGATATCCTTGGGCATGATGGTGACACGCTTAGCATGGATAGCGCACAAGTTGGTATCTTCGAATAGACCAACCAAGTAGGCTTCGCTAGCTTCTTGCAAGGCCATGACAGCAGAACTCTGGAAACGCAAGTCAGTTTTGAAATCTTGGGCAATTTCACGAACCAAACGTTGGAAAGGCAATTTGCGGATCAACAATTCTGTGCTCTTTTGGTAACGACGGATTTCACGCAAAGCAACGGTACCAGGGCGGAAACGATGGGGCTTCTTGACACCGCCGGTGGCTGGGGCACTCTTACGAGCAGCTTTAGTAGCCAATTGCTTACGAGGGGCTTTGCCACCGGTAGATTTACGGGCAGTTTGCTTGGTACGAGCCATTTTTCACTTTAATTCTTCACTTCACAAGATATGAACACAAAcactgtcaaaacgttattacttgtgtgccgagcatgaacgcgcatatttatagaaaaattgagcgcgcaaactgttagttaagggtgtgtgtagggaaagattgaaatattgtatcttacagctgcctgtataaacacgaagtatacacgaacgaacccgagggtagatcgtgtcattaatattagtaagcatttcagggcatttttgtataaatagaagCGAAATGAGGCTGGAACAGTATTAGTTCTTGTGCATCATTCGTGAagtgaaatttaaaagtgaaaaatgactggtcgtggtaaaggtggcaaaggcttgggaaaaggtggcgctaaacgtcatcgtaaagtgttgcgtgataacatccaaggtattaccaagcctgcaatcagacgtttggctcgtcgtggcggtgtaaaacgtatctctggattgatatacgaagaaacccgtggtgtcctcaaggtgtttttggaaaacgttattcgtgatgctgtcacctacaccgaacatgctaagcgtaaaaccgtcaccgctatggatgtcgtctacgctttgaagagacaaggccgcactttgtacggtttcggcggttaaacattttcttgacgctatttggagaatatttaaatactttaatacaaaaacaatcggtccttttcaggaccacaaaatatatttacaaaagagatcatcttgttacaaatttatttaattattttaataataaaattttaaatttacttggtttaaataaaattacaaacatttggtttgccgtcggcaaaacattgttactaacccaatgaaacaattatgtatggacttaccaaaggcgactactatgctatttttctgaaaaacatgacatacgctacaaaagaaaaacactacgaatgtaatacatacgaaacatatatgcaattctctatatgtcatttctcgtcccattccccaaagaaaatgattctatgattctcttactctctttttgcagaaatcaaagaaaatgattctatgttgcactgtactcgatcctagtgtcatttgttcttttgcgtgacgttcttactctctttttgcagaaatcagttatgtatgtattgatacaaacagctttctctgtcatcaactatttgcaacttcccgctagaagttacgaacacttacgatcctactagacttcggctttgccaaagcatacaaaagatacatatgtagtaaataatcagggttgatacagatgaaaattaaaacacttcggctcagaaaacgaatgctctcttaatgaaattggtgggaatttgttgtttttcgatattaagctgagtactatgttcagttttcaagctgaaaaccagcttattttcacggttactttttttaatcaattaattttgaaatattaaatggttcgcaatcaatacattggatcctttccatccataatttgaagagacttgataaaaatgttatcgtcttcatatatatttttgcacttttaatttagtgttttggtgaaaaactcgaacatagtactcacctttaggaataaatggcattagataggaacaaaatgaaaatatgaagTGGCGAAATTTTTCGATGCCATGACAGATGAAtatcttcatataaatttttttatagtaaattttattgttacagaaagaaagtatgtatgaaattatattgtttgaaaatattttttctctttttaaaaatgttttgtcgtcctgaaaaggacggattgttgtttgatagagatacgatggtctgtatttacattttcttgtagataatttaagccttcttttcggtcttcttgggcaagagaacagcttggatgtttggcaatacaccaccttgagcaatggtgacaccggacaacaatttgttcaattcttcgtcattacggatagccaattgcaagtgacgagggataattcttgtctttttgttgtcacgagcagcgttaccagccaattcaagaacttcagcggccaagtattccatcacagcagccaagtaaactggagctccagcaccaacacgctcagcatagttgcctttgcgcaaaagacgatgaatacgaccgacggggaattgaagcccagcacgattggaacgagactttgcctttcccttaactttgccacctttaccgcgtccagacatgtttcaattgttttttctttttcacttcacttcacaaaACACTAATGATAGCGTTTAACTAGTTGTCAGTTCTTTATATACTTTTCGTTCGAGCTATTTAATACATTTGAGGGTTGTTTTGCTGCACGAAGAGGCTCGTTTTCCGCTACCTGAATATCTTGTCCACGAAATGGTACAAATGTGTGCTCATCGCTGCGCacacacaaaattctcttttgaacagtgtaaacagtgtttgtgtgaaaaaaaaaatagtgaaaatgcctccaaaagccagtggtaaagcagcaaagaaggccggcaaagcccaaaagaacatcacaaagggtgacaagaccaagagacgcaccaagcgtaaggagagttatgccatctacatttacaaagtgttgaagcaagtacatcccgatactggtatctcttcaaaggcaatgagcatcatgaacagtttcgttaatgatatcttcgaacgtattgccgccgaagcctctcgtttggctcactacaacaagcgttccaccatcaccagtcgggaaatccaaactgccgttcgtctattattgcccggtgaattggctaagcacgctgtcagtgaaggtaccaaagccgttactaagtacaccagctccaagtaaatggctttatatttcgtcgaaaatttatttcctccaccatcaaaggcccttttcagggccacaaaaatcattaaaaaagagattttctttgttgatcaactaaaaacaaaatatctttattttatttcaataaaaaaaaaaaatacatcttccatcgaataataagaaataattgatttttcaactaagaaaaattcaatgttgtaatcttcattttattaaaattctattatggcatttcattactatgtctaacttctattaaaattctaatttggcatttcattactgtttcttcaatatttcttctttttatttttcttcattataataacgtcgctataatatttttctcagagtaAAAGACTTTATTACATTGATCGTATGCATTACTGTAAATGGCGTAGAGTTaaaggatgtgtgtgtgtgtgtgagttttgatgatgactctatgcgtaggtacatgaaacctttttttctagaattctaattgctgtggtttattaccacatcccaattggctaatccagttttggaaaaattcccataaaacatgtgattataaatttcaattttaccgtgaaaaatagattaagtacaatgtatatttatttaaataaaaattaggtaacaaaacaaaattgtttgcataaaatttgttctctttttcaaagatattttgtagccctgaaaagggctgttagataaactgctttcgaatatcgaaaataatcattctgccatgaaatagaaaatttacttcttggcggcggcttttttagcagctggtttcttggcagcctttttgggtttggctgctgctactgtttttgccttgggtgcttttggttttgtggcggaggccttggccttggcggcggtttttgctggtttagctttaactgtaccggtctttttggcagttttagccttagccttttcggtcttcttcttttctgctgtcttcttagcggcagaaggtttctttgcagcagccttcttttctccactggcctttttgggtgcggcagccttctttttcttatcaccagctggggccttcttcttttcggcg is a window from the Haematobia irritans isolate KBUSLIRL unplaced genomic scaffold, ASM5000362v1 scaffold_6, whole genome shotgun sequence genome containing:
- the LOC142242687 gene encoding histone H3, with the translated sequence MARTKQTARKSTGGKAPRKQLATKAARKSAPATGGVKKPHRFRPGTVALREIRRYQKSTELLIRKLPFQRLVREIAQDFKTDLRFQSSAVMALQEASEAYLVGLFEDTNLCAIHAKRVTIMPKDIQLARRIRGERA